The proteins below are encoded in one region of Cololabis saira isolate AMF1-May2022 chromosome 21, fColSai1.1, whole genome shotgun sequence:
- the LOC133422517 gene encoding zinc finger protein 501-like, translating to MAPKKGNQFNPQDLTQMGETLEGVKLQLEGLEVQLECLKEIKSQLQGMQGLMKEIQHLKEENEKKDGLIIALNNKMEELDQQNKLNDVIITGIEIKPRSYAAATRGQEEMKEEDIQSVEKQGSCYVQKRIHTEEKPYTCDQCGQAFTTSSILRSHQRIHTGEKPYKCDQCGEAFTRQDDLRRHQRIHTGEKPYKCDQCGAAFTQQGHLRSHQRIHTGEKLYKCDQCGEAFTRQDDLRRHQRIHTGEKPYKCDQCGAAFTRQDHLRRHQHIHTGDKPYRCDQCGAAFTEQGHLRRHQRIHTGDKPYRCDQCGAAFTQQGHLMHHQRIHTGFKPYRCDQCGAAFTQQGHLRSHQRIHTGDKPYKCDQCGAAFTEQGHLRSHQRIHTGFKPYRCDQCGAAFTQQGSLKCHQRIHTGDKPYRCDQCGAAFTQQGSLKCHQRIHTGDNPYRCDQCGAAFTMSGHLRSHQCIHTGEKPYKCDQSGAAFTRQGHLRRHQRIHTR from the exons ATGGCACCAAAAAAGGGGAACCAGTTCAATCCACAGGACCTGACCCAAATGGGTGAGACCCTGGAGGGAGTAAAGCTTCAGCTGGAAGGCTTGGAGGTTCAGTTGGAATGCTTGAAGGAGATAAAGAGCCAACTACAAGGGATGCAAGGCCTGATGAAAGAGATTCAACACCTCAAAgaggaaaatgagaaaaaagatggGCTGATAATAGCTCTAAACAACAAAATGGAGGAGCTTGATCAACAAAACAAGCTAAATGATGTGATCATTACGGGTATTGAGATCAAGCCCAGGAGCTATGCAGCAGCGACGAGAGGACAGGAGGAGATGAAGGAGGAAGACATCCAATCTGTGGAAAAGCAG GGCTCCTGCTAC GTCCAAAAGAGGATTCATACTGAAGAGAAGCCATAcacctgtgatcagtgtgggcaAGCTTTTACCACGTCAAGTATtttaaggagtcatcagcgtatccacactggagaaaagccatacaaatgtgatcagtgtggggaagcttttacccgacaagatgatctaaggcgtcatcagcgtattcacactggagaaaagccgtacaaatgtgatcagtgtggggcagcttttacccaacaaggtcatctaaggagtcatcagcgtattcacactggagaaaagctgtacaaatgtgatcagtgtggggaagcttttacccgacaagatgatctaaggcgtcatcagcgtattcacactggagaaaagccgtacaaatgtgatcagtgtggggcagcttttacccgacaagatcatctaaggcgtcatcagcatattcacactggggataagccttacagatgtgatcagtgtggggcagcttttaccgaacaag GTcatctaaggcgtcatcagcgcattcacactggggataagccttacagatgtgatcagtgtggggcagcttttacccaacaaggtcatctaatgcatcatcagcgtattcacactggatttaagccgtacagatgtgatcagtgtggggcagcttttacccaacaaggtcatctaaggagtcatcagcgtattcacactggggataagccttacaaatgtgatcagtgtggggcagcttttaccgaacaaggtcatctaaggagtcatcagcgtattcacactggatttaagccgtacagatgtgatcagtgtggggcagcttttacccaacaaggtagtctaaagtgtcatcagcgtattcacactggagataagccttacagatgtgatcagtgtggggcagcttttacccaacaaggtagtctaaagtgtcatcagcgtattcacactggagataacccttacagatgtgatcagtgtggggcagcttttaccatgtcaggtcatctaaggagtcaccagtgtattcacactggagaaaagccgtacaaatgtgatcagagtggggcagcttttacccgacaaggtcatctaaggcgtcatcagcgtattcacaccaGATAA